In Desulfosporosinus sp. Sb-LF, one DNA window encodes the following:
- the meaB gene encoding methylmalonyl Co-A mutase-associated GTPase MeaB has protein sequence MKELGQKVLAGNVRSASRLIRNLEDQIPGTHVAMQQIFTKTGNAHVIGITGAPGAGKSTLTDELVYSWRQRNKTVGVLAVDPTSPFTGGALLGDRIRMLRHAEDKGVFLRSLATRGSMGGISKAVGEAIHVMDAMGKDTIIVETVGVGQQEVEIINHAHTVIVVLVPGMGDEIQALKAGLMEIADIFIINKADRDGAASLYKEVSNMVHMSVTEGGWEIPVLLVESVQEPKKFAESVSVVCDKIEDHYRFLMDNNLLSERLRRKTAAEFNEALWGAILQPVLNDLDAGGEMEKMVDQLLKKEIDPYTLAAEVAVRYKNKV, from the coding sequence ATGAAAGAATTAGGTCAAAAAGTATTGGCAGGAAATGTGCGTTCAGCCTCCCGCCTCATCAGAAACCTGGAAGATCAGATACCCGGTACCCATGTTGCTATGCAGCAAATTTTTACTAAAACCGGTAATGCCCATGTCATAGGCATTACCGGTGCCCCGGGAGCCGGTAAAAGTACCTTGACAGATGAACTGGTTTATTCCTGGCGTCAGAGAAACAAGACGGTCGGTGTTCTGGCAGTAGACCCCACCAGCCCCTTTACCGGGGGAGCGCTTTTGGGAGATAGAATCCGTATGTTGCGGCATGCTGAGGATAAAGGGGTATTCTTGCGCAGTTTGGCTACCAGGGGTTCTATGGGCGGTATATCCAAGGCTGTGGGAGAAGCCATCCATGTCATGGATGCTATGGGCAAAGACACCATAATCGTCGAAACTGTAGGGGTGGGGCAGCAAGAGGTAGAAATCATTAATCATGCTCATACTGTAATCGTTGTCCTGGTGCCCGGTATGGGGGATGAAATACAGGCTCTTAAAGCCGGTTTAATGGAGATAGCAGACATCTTTATCATTAATAAGGCAGACCGTGACGGTGCCGCGAGCCTGTATAAAGAAGTCTCGAATATGGTTCATATGTCTGTTACTGAAGGTGGTTGGGAGATACCTGTATTACTGGTGGAAAGTGTACAGGAACCTAAAAAGTTTGCCGAGAGTGTGTCAGTTGTATGCGATAAGATAGAAGATCATTACCGCTTCCTGATGGATAATAATCTTTTGTCTGAGCGTTTGCGCCGTAAGACTGCTGCAGAATTTAATGAAGCTCTGTGGGGAGCAATCCTCCAGCCGGTATTAAATGACCTGGATGCGGGCGGAGAAATGGAAAAAATGGTTGATCAGTTATTGAAAAAAGAAATAGATCCATATACTCTGGCAGCGGAAGTAGCCGTCAGGTATAAAAACAAGGTCTAA
- a CDS encoding sigma-54-dependent Fis family transcriptional regulator: MKVREIMTPDLLTISPNHRICEVVNIFIANKIDGVPVLDENGKLVGLFTKSHIYRAISRGMDMNTKVEALMTRKILTGHPEDEFGDVVNATVPRLPVVDENGRVVGIVTRGDIAKAFFNSYNNISLELDTIINSTHNAIISVDEKGIIKVWNLSAVKLLGIEAEVVAGKNILDVLPTSDIMDVIKTGKVETLKKVKLKNHYFISNRSPIKKDGKIIGAVAVLQDISELDKMSKELSYVKELNEELDAIVESSFDGLFITDGKGKILRYNKAFEQLTGINAHEYLGLSVEDIRRDGIISEPVTCHVLEKKKSITIMQTSKTGKLTLTTGNPVIDASGEIIRVVCNVRDVTELNLLKHKLKKAQGLSQHYETQLRTLKLRYDNSENLVVSSAKMRHLLEMVVRLASVDSTVLITGESGTGKELIAETIHSNSPRRDKPFIKVNCGAIPENLLESELFGYDGGAFTGAKKEGKSGYIELASGGTLFLDEIGEMPLNLQVKMLRFLQNKEIIRVGGSSFINVDVRIVAATNRDLLEMLQQKQFREDLYYRLNVVPVHVPPLRDRKDDIPPLVAHFVEVFNYKYKKNKKMTQGVVDILMQYDWPGNIRELENLIERMVVTTIDDNIIGEDLPSYLRDKVGISSSYIIVSGIVPLKDAVESVEKQLLERAYANYRTTRQMAKELKIDASTVVRKAAKYHIIRDS, encoded by the coding sequence ATGAAGGTTCGGGAAATAATGACCCCTGATCTCTTAACCATAAGTCCCAATCATAGGATTTGCGAGGTAGTCAATATTTTTATAGCGAATAAGATAGACGGTGTCCCGGTATTAGACGAAAACGGTAAATTGGTAGGCCTTTTTACCAAGAGTCATATTTACCGTGCGATAAGCAGGGGCATGGATATGAATACGAAGGTGGAAGCCTTAATGACCCGGAAGATTCTCACGGGCCATCCTGAGGATGAGTTTGGAGACGTAGTCAATGCTACGGTGCCCCGGCTGCCTGTTGTGGATGAAAACGGGCGGGTAGTGGGGATCGTTACCCGCGGCGATATTGCCAAAGCTTTCTTTAATTCTTACAACAACATTTCCCTGGAACTTGATACGATTATCAATTCGACTCATAATGCAATTATTTCGGTGGATGAAAAAGGCATCATTAAGGTCTGGAATTTGTCAGCCGTCAAGTTGCTGGGTATTGAGGCAGAAGTTGTTGCCGGGAAAAATATACTGGATGTACTTCCTACCAGTGACATAATGGATGTAATTAAGACCGGAAAAGTTGAAACTTTAAAGAAAGTAAAACTTAAAAACCACTACTTTATATCTAACCGTTCTCCGATTAAAAAAGACGGTAAGATTATCGGTGCCGTTGCGGTGCTCCAGGATATCTCCGAGTTGGATAAGATGTCCAAGGAACTGAGCTATGTGAAGGAATTAAATGAGGAACTGGATGCTATAGTGGAATCATCGTTTGACGGGTTATTTATAACTGACGGTAAAGGAAAAATCCTGCGCTACAATAAGGCCTTTGAACAGTTGACGGGCATCAATGCCCATGAATACCTGGGGCTAAGTGTAGAGGACATTAGAAGAGACGGTATTATTTCTGAACCTGTAACCTGCCATGTCTTGGAGAAGAAGAAATCTATCACGATTATGCAGACAAGCAAAACCGGTAAGCTTACGCTGACTACGGGAAATCCAGTCATCGACGCAAGTGGTGAAATAATCAGGGTAGTCTGTAATGTCAGGGATGTCACAGAACTAAATCTGTTAAAACACAAGCTGAAAAAAGCACAGGGGCTAAGCCAGCACTATGAAACCCAGCTTCGCACTTTGAAGCTGCGCTATGATAATTCCGAAAACCTGGTCGTTAGCTCGGCCAAGATGAGGCACCTGTTGGAAATGGTGGTAAGGTTGGCCTCAGTTGATTCTACTGTTTTAATCACCGGTGAATCAGGTACCGGTAAGGAACTGATAGCCGAGACAATTCACAGCAATAGCCCACGCCGAGATAAGCCGTTTATTAAGGTGAACTGCGGTGCTATTCCTGAGAATTTACTGGAATCCGAATTATTTGGCTATGATGGCGGGGCCTTTACCGGAGCCAAAAAAGAGGGCAAATCAGGATATATTGAACTGGCTTCCGGAGGGACTTTATTTCTAGATGAAATTGGTGAAATGCCACTGAATTTACAGGTCAAGATGCTGAGGTTTTTGCAAAACAAAGAAATTATCCGGGTCGGGGGATCAAGTTTTATTAATGTGGATGTGCGCATTGTCGCCGCTACAAACAGGGATCTGTTAGAAATGTTGCAGCAAAAGCAGTTTCGCGAGGATCTATATTATCGGTTAAATGTAGTGCCGGTGCATGTCCCGCCCCTACGCGATCGCAAAGATGATATACCCCCACTGGTGGCACATTTTGTAGAGGTATTTAACTACAAATATAAAAAGAATAAAAAGATGACACAGGGAGTGGTTGATATTCTTATGCAGTATGACTGGCCCGGCAATATCAGAGAATTGGAAAACCTTATTGAGAGAATGGTTGTTACTACCATAGATGATAACATCATCGGCGAGGATCTACCTTCCTACCTGCGGGATAAAGTAGGGATAAGCTCCTCATATATTATTGTTTCGGGGATAGTGCCATTAAAGGATGCTGTAGAAAGTGTGGAGAAGCAGTTGTTGGAAAGAGCCTATGCCAACTATCGTACTACTAGGCAGATGGCTAAGGAATTAAAAATTGATGCCTCTACTGTTGTCAGGAAAGCGGCAAAATATCACATTATTAGAGATTCTTGA
- a CDS encoding cob(I)yrinic acid a,c-diamide adenosyltransferase, which produces MSVMQSTASIAKRGLVMVITGNGKGKTTSSFGQALRAIGQGYKVCIIQFMKGRKYGEVIAAEKYLPDLQVYQFGLDSFVMRNNPAPVDVEMAQQGLEKAKEIIASGEYNMVILDEINVALDFKLIPEEEVLEMVKNKPAELDLLLSGRYASDKLREMADLVSEVTEVKHHYNAGIKDRAGIEY; this is translated from the coding sequence TTGAGTGTGATGCAGTCCACAGCGAGCATAGCCAAGCGTGGTTTGGTGATGGTAATTACGGGTAACGGCAAGGGCAAAACAACGTCATCCTTTGGCCAGGCCTTACGGGCTATTGGACAGGGCTACAAGGTATGCATTATTCAATTTATGAAGGGACGTAAATATGGAGAGGTGATTGCCGCGGAAAAGTACCTCCCGGACTTGCAAGTCTATCAATTTGGACTGGATAGTTTTGTCATGCGGAACAATCCTGCGCCTGTAGATGTGGAGATGGCCCAGCAAGGTTTGGAAAAAGCCAAAGAGATCATCGCCAGTGGTGAATATAACATGGTCATCCTGGATGAGATTAATGTGGCATTAGACTTTAAGCTCATTCCGGAGGAAGAAGTGCTAGAGATGGTTAAAAATAAGCCGGCAGAATTGGATTTATTGTTAAGCGGCCGGTATGCTTCCGATAAGCTGAGAGAAATGGCTGATTTGGTAAGTGAAGTTACCGAGGTAAAACATCACTATAATGCAGGTATTAAAGATAGAGCAGGGATCGAGTACTAG
- a CDS encoding methylmalonyl-CoA mutase family protein: MINEDLVNKSSALRQKWEDEVKKIVAKHPDQKESWTTVSDLGIKRIYGPEDIKDMDFERDIAYPGQYPYLRGCQPSGYRGKYWTFRMFSGMGTAVETNKRWKYLLATGQTGLSTAFDFPTLMGYDTDSPKARGECGKVGVAIDSIADFRDLISGIPLDKITTSMTINPPATILWAMYIACAQEQGIPLNKIGGTIQNDMLKEFIAQKTFMCPPEPSVKLISDTIEFGTKYVPKWNTVSISGYHIREAGSTAVQELAFTLRDGMEYVEDVIRRKGLQVDEFAPRLSFFFNSHSDFFEEIAKLRAARRIWAKAMRERYGAKDPRSLWMRFHTQTAGCSLTAQQPYNNVVRTALQALAGVLGGTQSLHTNSLDEVLCLPSDHAVQIALRTQQIIAEETGVASTIDPLAGSYFVEALTNEMEEKAWEYIHKIDDMGGMVAAIEKGFPQLEISDASYKFQKQIDAQEKVMIGVNKYVQEDEKVDIPIVEIDDSVEEEQLNRLAEVKRKRDGRKVAETLKDIEAACKKGENVMPYCIEAVKNYATVQEICDVYRGVFGEYRDPGIY; encoded by the coding sequence TTGATTAATGAAGATTTAGTAAACAAGTCAAGCGCATTAAGACAAAAATGGGAAGACGAAGTTAAAAAAATTGTGGCTAAACACCCTGACCAAAAAGAAAGCTGGACCACGGTTTCCGATTTAGGAATCAAGAGAATATACGGCCCCGAGGACATTAAAGATATGGATTTTGAGCGGGATATAGCTTATCCGGGACAATATCCCTATTTGAGAGGCTGCCAGCCATCCGGTTACCGTGGAAAATACTGGACCTTCAGAATGTTCTCCGGTATGGGTACAGCTGTTGAAACCAATAAACGCTGGAAATACCTGTTGGCTACCGGCCAGACCGGCCTGAGTACTGCCTTTGATTTCCCGACCCTGATGGGTTATGATACTGATTCCCCCAAAGCCAGGGGTGAGTGTGGAAAAGTAGGGGTGGCTATTGATTCCATCGCAGATTTCAGAGACCTGATCAGTGGGATTCCTCTGGATAAGATAACCACCTCTATGACGATTAACCCACCTGCAACTATATTATGGGCCATGTATATTGCCTGTGCCCAGGAACAGGGAATCCCTCTGAACAAAATCGGCGGTACCATTCAGAATGATATGTTAAAAGAGTTTATTGCCCAGAAAACCTTTATGTGCCCGCCCGAGCCATCAGTAAAATTAATTAGCGATACCATAGAGTTTGGGACCAAATATGTACCCAAGTGGAATACCGTCAGTATCAGCGGTTATCACATCAGAGAAGCCGGGTCAACCGCTGTACAGGAACTGGCCTTCACGTTAAGAGACGGTATGGAATATGTAGAAGACGTGATCAGACGTAAAGGTTTACAGGTTGATGAATTTGCTCCCAGATTATCCTTCTTCTTTAACTCGCATAGCGATTTCTTTGAGGAAATTGCTAAATTAAGAGCTGCTCGCCGGATCTGGGCTAAGGCAATGCGTGAGCGTTATGGTGCCAAGGACCCGCGTTCCTTATGGATGAGATTCCATACTCAGACTGCCGGCTGCTCGCTTACCGCCCAGCAGCCCTATAATAACGTGGTGCGGACTGCTCTTCAAGCTCTGGCCGGCGTTCTCGGCGGCACCCAGTCACTGCACACCAACTCACTAGACGAGGTTTTGTGTCTGCCTTCAGACCATGCAGTACAAATTGCCCTGCGGACTCAGCAAATTATTGCTGAAGAAACCGGTGTGGCCAGCACTATTGACCCGCTGGCTGGTTCATATTTCGTGGAAGCGCTGACCAATGAAATGGAAGAAAAAGCTTGGGAATATATCCATAAAATCGACGATATGGGTGGTATGGTTGCTGCTATCGAGAAGGGCTTCCCGCAGCTGGAAATTTCCGATGCTTCTTATAAATTCCAAAAGCAAATTGATGCTCAGGAAAAAGTCATGATCGGTGTGAACAAGTATGTTCAGGAAGATGAAAAGGTTGACATTCCAATCGTAGAAATAGATGACTCCGTTGAAGAAGAACAGCTCAATCGTCTGGCTGAAGTTAAGAGAAAGCGCGATGGCCGTAAAGTTGCCGAAACACTTAAAGACATCGAGGCTGCTTGTAAGAAAGGCGAAAATGTTATGCCTTATTGTATTGAGGCGGTTAAGAACTATGCCACTGTTCAGGAAATCTGCGATGTTTACAGGGGAGTTTTTGGGGAGTACCGCGACCCTGGCATTTACTAA
- a CDS encoding cobalamin-dependent protein (Presence of a B(12) (cobalamin)-binding domain implies dependence on cobalamin itself, in one of its several forms, or in some unusual lineages, dependence on a cobalamin-like analog.), whose amino-acid sequence MNKRAIKILLAKAGMDNQDKEIRILARGLREQGGMDVIYTGLYCSLEEIAATALREAVDLVGLFVHNGSHLDLYPRLHELLVAQNVGHVPVFGGGLIPERHRQELKAQGAVTEIFGPGTSTGSIIAWINQVLTAGEGGEIV is encoded by the coding sequence ATGAATAAGAGAGCCATAAAGATTCTACTGGCCAAGGCCGGGATGGATAATCAGGATAAGGAAATCCGTATTCTAGCTCGCGGTTTAAGAGAACAGGGCGGCATGGACGTTATTTATACCGGTTTGTATTGTTCACTTGAGGAAATAGCTGCAACAGCACTGCGGGAAGCAGTTGATCTGGTGGGGTTATTTGTGCATAACGGTTCCCACCTGGATTTATACCCGCGCTTGCATGAGTTGCTGGTTGCCCAAAATGTTGGGCATGTCCCGGTTTTCGGAGGGGGCTTGATACCCGAGCGGCATCGGCAGGAGCTTAAAGCTCAAGGGGCGGTAACTGAGATATTCGGGCCTGGCACCTCCACCGGAAGCATAATTGCCTGGATTAATCAGGTGCTAACTGCCGGTGAGGGAGGAGAAATAGTATGA
- a CDS encoding ABC transporter permease subunit, which translates to MISSENKLLQKVWQVKLKAKDCDYYGSTQGIIPIFLNTLHRIAAIDPKLKEVAYTTYGLSPWGMMTRVYLPSATPSIFVGMRLGLSYCWRSLVAAKLLGASKGIGYLIQEGREMAQTDLMLVGVFLIGLIGLIAMKKKILNS; encoded by the coding sequence ATGATAAGCTCAGAGAATAAGCTTCTCCAAAAAGTATGGCAAGTAAAGCTAAAAGCAAAGGATTGTGATTATTATGGTTCGACACAAGGTATTATCCCTATTTTCCTTAATACTTTACACCGTATCGCCGCTATAGATCCGAAATTGAAAGAAGTAGCTTACACCACCTACGGCCTTTCCCCTTGGGGTATGATGACCCGTGTTTATCTTCCCTCAGCCACTCCCTCCATATTTGTCGGTATGCGACTGGGGCTTAGCTATTGTTGGCGCTCCTTAGTCGCAGCAAAACTACTGGGAGCTTCTAAGGGGATCGGCTATTTGATTCAAGAAGGTCGTGAAATGGCTCAGACCGATTTGATGCTAGTGGGCGTCTTCTTGATCGGCTTGATTGGACTCATAGCCATGAAGAAAAAGATTCTAAACTCCTAG
- a CDS encoding helix-turn-helix domain-containing protein gives MDNPNLPQAITVDRLQEALSLQALGGTNALAQSFSQLCIRSIHFTGIKTVSLPFVGEAVTLEPSDGSISLTLNISNETFTLLFSQKAPSSWPIFCERATDWLDRELGRILMASERYSQMIAEHLTNGNGFSFLNNLQEIFECDIFLINKQLEVLGWAGGKSLPLDPISFKSPKSHASPNLPSPFAPLYSGQWTEKGYQTIPLTWCPLSGSKGVLGFLGLAANKMNMGSIEQFFLQKTATLILLELVKTQSIQDSERQHHRDFLFDLLYNNFDSLEVIISRGKLWGWDFAKPHFVVVGEIPSYDPDSAERELFEELFTEMTTILHNRHPKTICLERNGQVVFLFPLEDMLPQSEWHDKASQLLEPIMEQAKHFPEKQSFHYGLGNLYNSARYIHRSFQEARTALELGQLFNSPDRLVSFQDLGIMRLLHRLDRQELEDYRSEVLAPLLKFDKESNLALEETLLAYFSCNTDLNAAGEKLYLHPNTLRYRLKKASEILDRDLSSLENQVNLFLALKIGRIKTLWSD, from the coding sequence ATGGATAACCCAAATCTACCCCAAGCAATCACTGTCGACCGACTTCAGGAGGCATTATCTTTGCAAGCCCTCGGCGGCACGAACGCCTTAGCCCAGAGCTTTTCTCAGTTGTGCATTCGATCGATCCATTTTACAGGAATTAAAACCGTCTCCCTACCCTTTGTTGGGGAAGCCGTAACTTTAGAGCCCAGCGATGGGTCTATTTCTCTGACTCTAAACATTTCAAATGAAACGTTTACTTTGCTTTTCTCACAAAAGGCCCCCTCTTCCTGGCCAATATTTTGTGAGAGGGCAACGGATTGGTTAGATCGTGAACTGGGTCGTATCCTTATGGCAAGTGAACGATATTCACAGATGATCGCTGAGCACTTAACAAATGGAAATGGGTTTTCATTTCTAAACAACTTACAAGAGATTTTCGAGTGTGATATCTTCCTTATAAATAAGCAACTCGAAGTTCTAGGATGGGCCGGGGGAAAATCACTTCCCTTAGATCCCATCTCTTTCAAATCCCCAAAATCGCACGCATCACCTAATCTACCCTCACCCTTCGCTCCACTCTATTCAGGGCAATGGACTGAGAAAGGCTACCAAACTATTCCCCTAACTTGGTGTCCGCTTTCAGGGTCGAAAGGAGTCTTGGGCTTCCTTGGGTTAGCAGCAAATAAAATGAATATGGGAAGTATCGAACAATTCTTCCTTCAGAAAACCGCCACTTTAATCTTACTCGAACTTGTTAAAACGCAGAGCATCCAGGACAGCGAACGCCAACACCATAGGGATTTTCTCTTTGATTTACTTTATAATAATTTTGATTCCCTTGAAGTGATCATTTCACGAGGAAAATTGTGGGGATGGGATTTTGCTAAACCTCACTTTGTCGTGGTTGGGGAAATACCTAGCTATGATCCAGATTCAGCCGAACGCGAACTTTTTGAAGAATTATTTACCGAAATGACCACGATTTTGCATAACCGCCACCCTAAGACAATTTGTCTTGAACGTAATGGTCAAGTCGTTTTCCTCTTCCCGCTGGAGGACATGCTTCCTCAATCAGAGTGGCACGACAAAGCATCCCAGCTTCTTGAGCCAATTATGGAGCAAGCCAAGCATTTCCCCGAAAAACAATCGTTTCACTACGGTCTTGGTAACTTGTATAACTCTGCACGCTACATACACCGGAGCTTTCAAGAAGCGAGGACAGCACTCGAATTAGGTCAACTATTTAATAGCCCCGATCGTTTAGTCTCTTTTCAGGACCTTGGCATCATGCGTTTATTACACCGCTTAGATCGTCAGGAACTAGAAGACTATCGCTCTGAAGTTCTCGCACCTCTCCTGAAATTTGATAAGGAAAGCAATCTCGCTCTTGAAGAAACATTATTAGCTTATTTCTCCTGCAACACAGACCTAAACGCTGCGGGCGAAAAACTTTACCTTCATCCGAACACCCTCCGCTACCGTCTCAAAAAAGCCTCAGAGATCTTAGATCGTGATTTATCTTCCCTGGAAAACCAAGTTAATCTTTTTCTTGCACTTAAGATCGGTCGGATAAAAACGTTATGGTCAGACTAA
- a CDS encoding cobalamin B12-binding domain-containing protein — protein sequence MAERKIRILLSKPGLDGHDRGAKVLARCFRDAGFEVIYTGCHQTPEQIAAAAIQEDVDLVGLSCLSGAHRYLFPQVVNLLKAEGADDICVIGGGIIPEQDMQPLYDAGLKALFTPGAKLDSLVEWINTNVTPRA from the coding sequence ATGGCAGAGAGGAAAATTCGTATACTGTTGTCTAAACCCGGACTGGATGGCCATGATCGCGGGGCTAAGGTGTTAGCCAGGTGTTTCAGGGATGCCGGCTTTGAGGTAATTTATACCGGTTGTCACCAGACTCCGGAGCAAATAGCTGCTGCTGCTATTCAGGAAGATGTTGATCTTGTAGGCTTAAGCTGTTTATCAGGTGCACACAGGTACCTGTTCCCGCAAGTCGTTAATCTTTTGAAGGCGGAAGGTGCCGATGATATCTGCGTTATCGGTGGAGGGATTATTCCGGAGCAGGATATGCAGCCTCTTTATGACGCTGGACTAAAAGCATTATTTACACCGGGAGCCAAACTTGATTCACTGGTGGAATGGATTAATACAAATGTAACTCCAAGGGCGTGA
- a CDS encoding molecular chaperone TorD family protein, with protein sequence MTPFYEDCPPQVLQIHAGLLLSLSLLFAKGGENLSQTLSPLVKSCTAFIAHFNLDKLLLAEETLAHYSNTDKDEYILMGYEFNRLFVGPTSPKAPPYESVYLSPDHLVMGEQTLAVRKIYTQENLQAFRQGREPDDFIATELEFAAYLLSRIVDAQSAKDGVQGQHYTTLLHMFWSQHLGRWLGPFAQAISESTKHPVFSALSEVIATITAQNNH encoded by the coding sequence TTGACACCATTTTACGAAGACTGCCCCCCACAGGTATTGCAAATTCATGCCGGCCTCTTACTCTCTCTGAGCCTACTCTTCGCAAAAGGAGGAGAAAATCTCTCTCAAACTTTGAGCCCACTCGTTAAATCTTGTACGGCCTTTATCGCCCACTTTAATCTTGACAAGCTACTTCTGGCCGAAGAAACCCTAGCCCACTACTCGAATACGGATAAAGACGAGTACATTCTTATGGGCTACGAGTTCAATCGCCTCTTCGTCGGTCCAACTTCGCCGAAGGCCCCCCCCTATGAATCCGTTTATTTATCCCCCGACCATTTAGTTATGGGAGAGCAAACGTTAGCAGTCCGCAAAATCTACACGCAAGAAAACTTGCAAGCTTTTAGGCAAGGGCGTGAACCCGATGATTTTATTGCGACAGAACTTGAATTCGCGGCTTACCTCCTGAGTCGAATAGTCGACGCGCAGAGTGCAAAAGACGGCGTTCAAGGTCAACACTACACAACCCTACTCCACATGTTTTGGTCTCAACATCTTGGCCGTTGGTTAGGACCCTTTGCCCAAGCCATTTCCGAGTCAACTAAGCACCCTGTCTTCTCTGCATTAAGTGAAGTAATCGCTACTATCACAGCTCAAAACAACCATTAA